A window of Equus caballus isolate H_3958 breed thoroughbred chromosome 10, TB-T2T, whole genome shotgun sequence contains these coding sequences:
- the LOC111775290 gene encoding small integral membrane protein 30, translating to MTSVSTQVFLVLISLLLVLPVVEAVETGDAVALLLGVVLSVTGICACLGIYARKRNGQM from the coding sequence ATGACCTCAGTTTCAACTCAAGTGTTCTTAGTCCTCATTTCACTGCTTTTGGTGCTGCCTGTTGTTGAAGCAGTAGAAACTGGAGATGCAGTTGCTCTCTTGTTAGGTGTGGTACTCAGCGTTACAGGCATTTGTGCTTGTTTGGGGATATATGCACGAAAGAGAAATGGACAGATGTGA